TTTGGTTCCGTACTTGTGCCGGAGGTAACCGCTGCCTCGCCCAAGGTTTTCTTTGGGATGCCAGAAGGCAAGCAGCATAAGGTGGAGCGGGATGTTTTTTATCGGGTGCGAAAAACATTTCATGACCTGGATGCAGAAAAGCCGGGAGAACAACGTGCTGGCTCTTATGTCACCTATATGATCGAAAGTCTGCAATACTACCCGATAGGCGACCTCATTACGTTACCCATTGGACAAGGCAAAGAGTTGGTCGTCGTTCGAGCAGTGACACAGTTAGCAGATGGCTTACTCCGTACCCGTTACGATCTTCAAGCCGAACAGGATATCTGCTATATCCGGTATGAGAACGATCTAGCCACTGGAATTTCGCTGACAGGAACGGTGCTGAAGGTACAGCAGGATTTTGTACAGATTCAACTGGATATTGACCCCAAGCAAGATCCTGCAAAAGCCTGTTGGTTTCCCGTGGCGACTCGATATGTGGCCGAAGAACATAGCGGTTGGTACGATATGCCTGAGATCGGGGAACAGGTCGAGTTGTATCTGCCTACACACCACGAACAGGATGCCTATGTGACAGATTCGCTACGACAACAACGCCTCGCGAATGGACAGCCGAATGTGAAGGTGTGGCAACACGTGCAGGGAAGCGGCGTAGAAATGTCTGAGCAAGAATTGACCCTGTCCACCTCGGATGGATTTTCTATTACACTGCACGAGGATACTGGCATCACCATCAACAGTCCGGGGGATGTACAGGTTCAGGGTGGTCACGTGAAGCTCGATGCAGGTGAGGAACTTTCGCTCAAGGCTGGAACGGCGCTGTATCTAAAAGGCGGAGCCAGCAGTATGGTACTGGATGGTGAAACGGATACCAAAGCTCCAGTGATTTATCAGGAAGGTACGGTGAAAGCTCCTGTTTTCGTGGCTGACCTCCCTCCTGTACCTGAGCCGCCACTCATGAGCATCAAAGCCTATGAAGCAGCTCAATCAGCAGCCAAGCCTCTCCCCCTAAAGCAAAAGTCACCAGTCCAGCAGAGCTTCAACAGGCGAATGCCTTGATGGGTACGGTGTCCAAGCTATTAGGCTCCATTCCGGTGATGGGGAAAGTGGCTAGTGTAATGTTAAATACAGTTGGTGGACCCGCAGGTAAAGTAGCAGCAACGGTTTTGCAAGCAACTGCATCGATCCCCGTTCGGAGCAAAGGAACACCTACGATTGGAGGAAACAGCAAGGGGAGCGGAGTTCATCCATTGAAATACTTGGCTGGTTTAGCCCTTCAGGGACTGATTAGTCAATACGAGCATGAGCAAGCGAGACAAGCCTATTATAGCAAGTGGATTTTAGGAAAAGCATATACAAGTGCGCGTCATATAGCGTATTCCGGTGGCCCACTAGAGCTGGTTAAGAACTTGCTAAAAGAGTCTAATGCCATGGCTCATGCGTATCAGCAGATCCCTGTAGATCTAAGACAACGCTGGAGAGCCAATTATGACAGCTACATGGCAGCTGAAAAAGCCAAAGTATCCTATAATTTCGATGAGTATGATAAAAAATTTATAGGTACTATGTGGGTCCTCAGTAAAAATGGAGTTACCGATCAGAAAGCTGCACAAGCTTCTCTTGCCTATAACGAAGCTATCAAAAATGGAGAAATCAAATTACATCACGAACCAGAAAATGTGGATATTTTCGTAGAACAAATTAAAGCAGCAAGAGAAGGAAAGAACTATTGGACAGGAGAAGAAATACCAAAATGGCAGGCAAATGCGATTATTATTAGTAGTGTATTTTCTGAATTTCAGATGGTCGGAAGTTTATACGGTGCTAAATTTGGTGGGAATATAAAGATACCTTCTAAATCAATTAAAGTTCCAAAGTCTACCGTTAAAGAACCGCCAATCGGAAAGCCTGCACCTTCCAAACCTATTGAAGCACCGAGAACTGAGGGAACGGCTAGTGGTAAGCCTAAGTTACCTTCTGATAAAAAATTACTTGATGCTGCAACTGAATGGTCAAGTATGCAGAAAAAGCTTGCTCCTTCAAAAAGAAAAATGGATAATTTCAATACAGCTGCTGTAGCCTATGACGCAAAAACAGGAAAATATTATTATGGAATGAATAAAGGTATACAACTTAGTGGAGATAAGAAGAATACAATTTTATTTGGAAGCAAAGACAAACCAGGATTATTACCAAAAGATTCTCTTAATGAATATGCAGTAGGAAATTGTGCAGAAGTAGATGCAGTGAATCAAGCGCTAAACCAAAAGGCTAATGTGAATGATTTATATATATACACTATTAAAACAACGCCAAACGAGTTTGGAGCAGCAAAAATAGCTTGCGAAAACTGTACATTTACTTTTAAAGGAAATGTTGCTGACGCACTAACCGGGTGGTATAAAGGAGACTAGTGATAATGGATATGGAAAAATTTAAGCATATTTCAATGAGAGGTAGAGTTGCATATGGAATTAGCTGTTTTGAGAACGCTATAATAGCCTTGAAATATGATGTTAATGATTGGAAAATCATTTTGAATTATTTATGGAAATTCACTAGTATACAATACTTAGATGATTGGAATGATATAATTGTTGAATTAATCCCTGAGAATCTAACGGAGTTTAAAACATATGAGGAGGAAGAGTTTGAGCGGTTGAGTAAAGATGAATTCATATATATGTATAGCTTATATCAAAATATTGATGGATCAGTCGATGCCTTACTGCGAGGAATTTATGATCTTGGTATCAGTCATGCTTATACTGTAATCGAAGGATACGGTGAAAGCAGTTTGAAATCTTTGGAGAGAATTATTAAGTTCATGATAGATTATAACTTTCCATTGCCAAGCATCGAACCATTCCTAAAATTTTCTATAGAAGAAAATAGAGGATGGGGTGACAAGTTTGATGGTACAAAATTATCTAAAATTCTGTAACATGGAAATTGACTAGGTTTAAGTGTACCTTAATATTAAAATTTCAAAAGCTTATTCCAACTTGAACCATGAGAAGGAATGAGCTTTTTTCCACACAGAAACAATAACTTGCCATCCCTCCCCATCAGAGCTAACATACACACACTCAAACCACGGAAGGGAACTTACAATGTCAAACTGGCCAGATTGGTTTCTTGAAGCATTACGCCACCGGTTTTACCAACGGCATGATTTAAACGTAGCAGAATGCTACAAGCTTCATCAAACTCTATGCCTTAAACATTTCATGTCTACATTTTTCGAATGATTAAAAGCAAAAGCCCAATGGGCGAGTTTTCAGTCGGGAGTCGAACCCCTGTTCCAAACCTTTTCTGCTATGCATTAATTGTTATTATAATTGCTCCTCAAGCCTTATGTACCAGACTTGAAGAGCAATTGGTTTGTCACTCATTCCCAACCACTCAAGCATTATTTCTTAATGTTAACATGTAATGTTCCATTGATCGTAGTTGTATTTATTGTAGCTCCCAGAACCTCCGAAACAAATCTAAGAGGAACCATAACCTGATTTGGAAATTCCGGCATAACGGGAGTATTCGGCATCATCTTTTCTTCATCGTTCACATATGCAACTTTGCTACCAACGGTTAATCGTACAATTGTACTATTCTTCGATTTAATTGTAACTTCTTGTTTAGGTCTGTTCCACGAGACAGACTCTCCCAAGCGCTCAGATATGAATTTAATAGGGACATATGTTGTGTTTGTGGAAGTCTCTGTATATGGATAGGAGTCTGTTGTCAAAGCGCTATTATTTACAGAAATTTTCAACATCATAACTACGTTTGGCTAATACCGCATAAGCGCTCTCAACTGAAACTAAAGAAACGAACACAAAGATAAAAAACAAGGGCAAAATTATACATTTTAAAATGGTGTACCACCTCTCTCTATTTATAAACTAGAACCCCCTCGTTATTCTTTTGGATCATCTGCCCAAAGAACTGAAGTCCTTTTCTTTTCAAATTGGTTTTCAATATCTCCTTGTTTTGAAGAAGTAGCATCAACTAGATCGCCAGCTTCGTCAATATTCAATATAACCACTTCTGCATCCTGCAACTTTTCGATTTTTTTTGAATTGTATCCTGTTTAAGTACTCCTTTTTCCAAAAGGCTATCAACAGAATGGTCAAAATCTTTATTGCTTAATGTTGATATTCCTTTTGCAGCCGCTGGAGCCGACAATTGGATTTCTTGCTCAATAGCGTCTTTAATATACTGGCTAAATTCATTCGACGAAGGTTCTTGATCTTGAGCATTTGCAGCCAAACTTGGAATGCAAACAGCCATAAGTAGAGTAGAAAGAGTAATCTTAGTTTTCTTTAACATAAATGATAAACTCACTCTTCACATTTTAATGCAGTCGAATGGAGTTCATTTAGACAATCTAATATGATTTGTTCGGTAATTTGCATCTCATCGAATCCTTTCAAAACGGGCTATGTAATTTTTGCTTAAATAAATAAAAGAACCACCTTCACTAAGGTAGTTCCTTGTTGAGTTAACGTTAACCATTAATACTCCACTCCAACCTCATTTACTTGATCCATTAATAATATTGGCTTTATTCAGCAGACATGGCATCCGCTTTTGTTACATGAACCGTACCATATGGATGCTCAGGCGGCGCATAGATGACATATATTTTAAGCGGGGTATTTCCCGTATTGGTAACATTGTGCCATGTTCCAGCAGGTATCATAATTGCATACCCACCACAGGCCATTGCTTGAAAATTCAAATTATCTTTACTTGCACCCATCTGAACAAGTCCCTGACCTTCTTCAATACGTATGAATTGATCTGTTGTAGGATGAACTTCTAAACCAATATCATCTCCAACATGAATACTCATCAGGGTTACTTGAAGGTGTTTCCCTGTCCACAAAGCGGTGCGGTAAGTATTATTTTGCTTAGCAGCTTGGTCAATATTTACTACAAATGGTCTTTGCCCATAATCTGTTGATTGATAAGGATACCCGTTCGTGTTGCCCCCATTATAATAATAACCATTCCAATTATTACTCCAACGGGTGTTATTCCAATAGTCGTGCATTGGAGTATGCCATTGATATGGATAGCATGAATTACGGTACAATATTCATTCTCCTCTCAGCATTTCATTGTTTATTTTCATTCTATGCACTTGCCTATATAAAGGTTTTAAAAAGGGCAAGTGCCTGAGGCCATAAACGAATGGCTCCACTAAATGCTAAACAATTAACATTCAATCTTTTATGGTTATTGAAGGTAACCTGTCCATTTGCTTAACGAGTGATTCAATACATATTTTTTAGCAGAAGCCTCAAAATAACAAACTGCGATTATAAAATTTCAGACTCTTGACCGACTCAGGCAACCTGTCCCAATACATGAGATTTTGAAATATGTATTCGTCTGTTGAACGGGGATCGTTTTGTAATTCTTTATAGAAGCTCTTTTCACCCATGGCTTGCTTCTTGCACATCAAATAATAATAATCCAAATATTCGTTCCACAGGATTTACGTACCCTTAAGCATTTCCTCCTCATGAGCTATAAAAAAAGACAAGGCCGTATTGATCCTGTCTTCATCCTGCAAATTATTATATTGTCGCTCCCACTCTGACCATAGATCATCTCGTTCTGAAAACTAAAGCACTGCTGCTTTACGAACGCTTCCACCTGGGATTTTACCTTTGAGCAGAAACGATGGAAGGGATATACTCCCTCTCGCTTAATTTAATAGATAATCAAAATAAAAGGAAAAGATATACCTCATAATTATTGTCCAATTTGGTGTTATTAATCCAATCCTCGACAATCGTGCTGTGTCCTCCCGATACTGAAAACCTGGTAAACAAATTCTCAAACCGACTTTCTAAGTGGATATTCATTTTTATCGAAAAATAAGTGTTTGATTAAATAGTAAATCATTTCTCTTTAAGTAATTACCATTAAAAGTAATAGGAACCGAAGTTCCTTTGAAATAATCTCTCTTATTATCATGTTTTATAGCATGTACATGAAGATGCGGCTCACTGCTGTAACCTGAGTTCCCTACTTTCGCTATTTCTTGTCCAATCTTGACAAAATCATTTTTCTTAACTAGCAGACTATTTTTTTTCAAGTGTAACAACAAAACATTATATTCTTTATACTTGATGATAATCATATTTGTAGCACTACCACCCAGGGTATTTGGCACATTATCATCTACTCCATCCACAACTTCGATAATCGACTGCCTCTTCGTGTTTAGGAGTGGATATAATGTATGACATGCTAAATAAAATACATATAGAAACCTGATAAATCGCTATTAAGCCGTAAAGGATCGTGAATATTTTTGTTTTTTTATTTGTACCTTTAGATTCAAAAGAGTGTAAAGAGGTCATTTTGCGAAATAAAGCGCATCCAAACAAGACGATCTAAACAAGACGTAAATAATAGCTGATTTCTGTCCAATCATTTATGAATAAAATCATGAACGTATATCCACTTGTAAACAAAGTGTGTATGACCCACAAGGAACGATTTCTAAATGGGAAGCAAGCCATTATCCAATAGAGCATAATCGGAATCAGCAGCATTTTTACGATATAATAGAACATTCAAATTCATTCCTTATTATCTGATAATTTGCGACTTACCTCTTCTTGAAATTCAATATCCGTTAATATTTTATAAAAAAACAAATCTAACTTCTGTTTAAGCCAGATATGATCCATCCCAGAATCATCTTGAATAAACAGAGCTAATTGAATATCGTTTCCTTCCAGATCCGTACAATATAAAGCCTCGGTTAGAACAGAAATGGTAGATCCTCCTTTGTTTCCAAACTCTATTAGCTTGGAATCATCTACTTGCCGCTGAATTAGCTGTTTCAGATATGAATTTGCTGTAGGAGGAACCAGCTCCTCCTTGTGTATGAGCTTCATGAGATAAGCATATTCTTTAGTCGTTGAACGAGGAAGCTTGCACGATTCCAGCACTTGAAGCTTTCGTGCATAATTTTTCCTGGTGTTCCATTTCTGAATACATTCTATCCTCTGATCACGATTTAAAATCTGATGAATTTCAATAGATTTCTTCATGTATTCCTCATAGCTCATCTCACTTATTCTTTGTATCGTCTCTGTAAATCCTATGTTTTCGGTCTCTTGGATATAAGGAGACATGAATCCCGCAGATGAAAAAGGAAAGATTTTATCATGGGAGGAAAGCGAGAGTTTCATAATATTCTCATTGATCTTATCCAAACCCATTTTCGCCATCAGAAATTCTGTATTGGCATTGGAACTATATGCTAACATTCCGTGAGCAATATCCAATAACGTGATTTTTCCTCGAACTTCTTTATGGTTGGAGCGAATGGAACTGATCCAGTTATTATGAGCGTTACCATCCGAACCAGGGATATAAAATTTATTTAATTCCGCTAAAGGGACAAGTTCCTGCTCATCTAATATTTTCGCCGCTACTTGGCGAGCAAATTCGATAGCAATGATCACTTTGGCCGTGCTGGCAAGCGGCATTTTAACTTCTGAGTTATAGCTGATTTTCTCCATACCATTTTTGATCATATACAAAGATGCTTTACTCGGATTTTCTTTCAAAAAGCTTAGAACATCCATTTCTGTTTTCCTATTATTTTGCCCCTTCGCAATGAACAAAAACAGGATACATATGAACGCAAATATTAAAATCATAGCTACTATCAATAAAATTATTTTCATACTTTGCTCCTTAATGGACACGCTTCGGATGAAGTTCACATAAGTCGTCACAGTTCCCCACGGGAACCACTTTTCTTTTAGAAGCTATATAATCATACAAATAACCGCCTATACCCATCTTTTTGAAAATAATTATAAAAGGAACCGCAAACCTTAGCATTTTAAAATAATCCAGCTTGTACAAATTGTCCTTTATATTTGTACAGACAGGACACCAACCATCATAGAAAACCAGAATTTGTTTGTGTTGAAAGCTTGCATATCCTAATCTTCTTGTTTTTCTTCGAATTGTAATTGATATTTTCCGGAAACTGGTCTTTATAAAATGGTATAACTTTTTATATTCTCGATCCCTAAACAACAATAATTCCATAACAATCATTAATTAATGAAAATGTCACGTAGTTCAACAACATCCTTCACAACTCCTTTCCAACCATATACGCCATTATCTTCTTTCACTTTAAAATGAAGATCATCTCGCTTTGAATATGGAATCGCATTCGATATTGAGGTCATAAACTGGACATCGGTTATTTCATGCTCCAAAAACTTCCTTTTCGCAAACGCAGAGGCATAGCGGTATATGATTTGTTTAACTTGATCCGAATCCTTTTCTAAAGAAGCATTTATTTCTACGAAAAAAGAGCTGCCGAAACAGCTCAACGGATACTTAATAATCACACGCATTATGTTACTTTTTCAAAATGGGTATCCATATTTCACTTTTGAAATTCGGTGAGGTTATATCTTTATTCTCATTCCACAAGATTTCCGGGCCTTCTATTTGTTCATAGTTTGAGGATGGGAACCATTCGGAATAAATACGTCCCCACACATCTTGTAGCGCATCAGGAAATGATCCGATTGCTTCGAATACTGCCCATGTTGAGGCAGCAACTTCAAGCTGTGTTAGGCTATCCGGACACTCCTTTGTTGTTGCAACGCCAATATAGTGGTCAAGCTCCCCTTTTTCCTTCATTCTACCTTCAGAAAAGTTCGTGGATGCACTAAGCATTCCCATAGGCTCGACATTAGAAAGTCTTTTAAGATTATTGATCGTTTCACCATCTAAACTTTCCCACATCGCGGCAATCTCTGGATTGACCCCGTTGAAAATAATAGGAACTCTTTTTTGGATACCAACGATACGAAATGCCCCTTTTTCTTCAATTCGATAGTTCATTTCACTTCCCCCTTTAATTGATAACTGGAAGGTCATTCGTGGATATGCTTTAAGTGAACGGCCATTAATTCTGGCTTCAGACGGCGTTAAGCCATGTAAATTTTGAAAAGCTCTCGCAAAAGAATCTGGTGAATTGTACCCGTATTTAATCGCGATATCAATGACTTTTACATTGCTATCTTTAAGCTCAAATGCTGCAAGAGTGAGTCGTCTGCGGCGGATGTATTCTGATAACGTAGCACCTGCAAGAAAAGAAAACATCCTTTTAAAATGAAATTCAGAGCAGCAAGCCAGCCTTGCTACCTCTTTAAAGTCAATATCGTTAGTCAGGTTTTCTTCAATATACTTTATTGCTTCATTCATGCTCTTAAGCAAATCCACTATATGACCTCCTTCATCAATAGAATAACAGTAGTTGAATGTATCCATCCGACAATTCCTGCACAATTATGTAGGGGCTATTCTTATTCATAAATTTAGTACGAAAACATATATAACAGAGCTAATTATCTATATGTATTCTAGCTTAACCTTCCAACTCAGCCTCGTAAAACAACTCGATATCCTCAATTACCTTCTGAATCAGCTCATTGTCCTCCATAGCTTCCTCAGTCCCCAGCACATTTACCTTTTCGGCTTGCATACCCTTTAGGAACCGAATCACCATATTCACTTTTACCTTACCCAATTCAATCACCCTTTCGGTTTAGTCAGCACATGATACCTCTGACTTTACCGACTCAGCAACAACTTCTGAGTTTGCTTACGATCACTGTTCCAGTAGTGTCCACCTGTCAGCTTCCAACCGTACAATACGGGTTCGTGAATCCAGTTATCCAGGTGATGGTTCTGCTACAATTAGAGACTATAACGAGTTTGTAAGCAACAGTTCTTGGGATTGGCGTAATACTTTGAGTGCTGTATATGTGAATTAATTTACAAGTAGTATATTACTAAATTGTAAGCTTCAGGATTCGCCTTGGTCTGAGATGCGATCTTATTCAAAAGTATGTTAATAAAGTAATCCAATTATATTCAGGGAGGCTCTATTCAATGAAAAAAAAGCTGATCTTATCGTTTTTAATGATGTTTAATATACTTTTATTTAGCTTCAATAATTTAATATTTGCTCAATCTGATGAATCAACTCCAGATGCTCAAATCAGAGCAAGCATAGAAAGTGAGTTCAAACTAAAATGTGTTGATTCTTTAAATGCTGTAAAAACAGATTATAAACTTAAAGCAGAAGAAAATTTTGAAAATGTACAGTTAAGTTCAGGTACTGCCTTTTATAAAGTTACTGATGATGTATATAGTAGCGCTATAGATTTTGCAGGATATATCTTTACGTTAAAGATCAATGATCGAGAAGTTGCAACCATTTATGCAACTTCTAACACTGGATCATGGAAGATATCCAGTATTAGTAATCGAGTTAATTCTGAAAATTCCTTATTAACAGCGGAAGCCACTCTTTCAGAAAATGAAAAGGTAAAACTTATTGATGATGAAAGGTATGGACTCAATGCTCTACTTATTGAAGGAGGGGAAAAAGAGCGTGTAGTAGATCTAAGTGGTAATGGAAAAAACGTTAACAGTCTTGAACCTAGCTCAAATAAAACAATTACAAAATCTTTATTTGACCAAAAGATAAAAGAAATGAAGGCGGAAAGATCTGGGCCAGCTACCAAAGATGGAGCTGTTATAATGGGAACAGGTCAATTCGATTTTAATGAGCCTTCGAAGGCTTCGAGTAATGTTCCAATAATCTTATTATTTCTCGGCATTATTTCATTATTCCCTATTTTTATAATCTTAAAAAAGAGAAGGAATTCTTAAAGATATTTTAGCTTTGCTTAGCCTATCCATTTATTGTACATCCAAAGACAAGAGTCTTCCTATAATGGGGAGGCTTTTTTTGTATTATTTAAAGGAAACTATATAAACAAAATAAATTATATTATTGACTATACAACGATCGTTAGGTGCGATAGGAAGTTCGACTAATGCTCTGACCTTTTAGCGCTGCTTTTCATAGTGTTTTCTTCTTCTATGTAAGCTTGAAGCTTAAATATCTGCCTTCTTCTCCGGGTGTACGGTGATATGGAAGGATCATCTCTATATCTTCCTTCATGGGTATTTCCTTATCAGGGAGGATGCAAATCGTTAAATGCTTCATATCTACAGGACAGAGATACACATCTGTTGTCATTAGGGCATTTCACGTCAAGTTTTTAAATACGGTGCACTTGGTCGGACTTCACATGTGCCATGTGAATGTAAATAATATACGTTCCCACACTCAACCCTAATGCTATTTTTTGAATGCAGGAACATATTCAAATTACTCTTAACCCCCCGTACATCACTGTTTCTCATCTCGATATATTACTACCACGCACTCCACATGTGCCGAGACAGCGAAAGGGGTATATTCCTTTTTATTATATTTTTTACCTATTATATCAAAAGCCACTTCTCCTCGCAACAACCTTAGTTTCAGAAAAAACCTCTTTTCCTCTTAAGTCTATCGATCTCATGAGCTACATTTGAACTATTGATTTCTATGTACCACCAACTGAAATTAAAACGGCATCATGACCTGACCTTTTCAGAGATTCACAGTTACAAGTAGACTCCTCCCATATCTCCAACTTCCAAATATACACATTGTAAATACCGCTTTCAATGGGTCATTCTGTAAACTAAATTTCTCTTTTAACCGATAAATAGATATGCTGGATTGTTTATTAAATATCCTCTCTTACCTTTTTGTATCTTGAATGAATGCTTACTTGGGACACCTGTATAAGATTTAAGAATGTTTTTGTACCAAACAAACCCTGTAATACATATCGATCTTGGGCTAATGCACCCGTCCGTATTGAATAGAACCGAATTCAAAATAACTTGTTTTAATTGAGGAAACAGCCATCCCACCTAGAAAGGAGACATGAACTCACTTGAGCCTACTATCAGATGGAATCGGATATGAAAGCCTTCGCTTTTATGGTCCCTTTCAGCCACATCATATTGAACAGCTTCAAATAACACGTGCGATCAATGATCATGCCTATTTGCATATTAGCGGTATGCTCTCCGAAGAACAGGGAGCAGCCTGTATCGGACAGGATATGGAGCAGGAGCCGATTGTGATTCGTCAGTTGGATGATCAGGGACAATCGCTAAGACGGCTGTTCCACGGGATCGTTACGCAAATGTCTGTGAATTGCACACGTGGAGTATATACCTTTGAACTGAAGGCAGCTTCCCATTCGTACCAGATGGATATTAAGAGTAAAAGGCGTTCCTATCAAGATATTCACCGCACTTATGATGATCTGGTCACTGCACTGGTTCGAAAATATCAGTACGGAGATGCCATTGATACGGTAACCAACTATGCCAAATTGGATACTTTTGTTTTACAATATGATGAGACCGATTGGGCTTTTTTAAAACGCCTCGCTTCTCGCTTTGGTTCCGTACTTATACCAGAGGTGACCGCAGCTTCGCCCAAGGTCTTCTTCGGGATGCCAGAA
This DNA window, taken from Paenibacillus kribbensis, encodes the following:
- a CDS encoding copper amine oxidase N-terminal domain-containing protein encodes the protein MMLKISVNNSALTTDSYPYTETSTNTTYVPIKFISERLGESVSWNRPKQEVTIKSKNSTIVRLTVGSKVAYVNDEEKMMPNTPVMPEFPNQVMVPLRFVSEVLGATINTTTINGTLHVNIKK
- a CDS encoding cupin domain-containing protein; this encodes MYRNSCYPYQWHTPMHDYWNNTRWSNNWNGYYYNGGNTNGYPYQSTDYGQRPFVVNIDQAAKQNNTYRTALWTGKHLQVTLMSIHVGDDIGLEVHPTTDQFIRIEEGQGLVQMGASKDNLNFQAMACGGYAIMIPAGTWHNVTNTGNTPLKIYVIYAPPEHPYGTVHVTKADAMSAE
- a CDS encoding M23 family metallopeptidase gives rise to the protein MPNTLGGSATNMIIIKYKEYNVLLLHLKKNSLLVKKNDFVKIGQEIAKVGNSGYSSEPHLHVHAIKHDNKRDYFKGTSVPITFNGNYLKRNDLLFNQTLIFR
- a CDS encoding serine hydrolase, producing the protein MKIILLIVAMILIFAFICILFLFIAKGQNNRKTEMDVLSFLKENPSKASLYMIKNGMEKISYNSEVKMPLASTAKVIIAIEFARQVAAKILDEQELVPLAELNKFYIPGSDGNAHNNWISSIRSNHKEVRGKITLLDIAHGMLAYSSNANTEFLMAKMGLDKINENIMKLSLSSHDKIFPFSSAGFMSPYIQETENIGFTETIQRISEMSYEEYMKKSIEIHQILNRDQRIECIQKWNTRKNYARKLQVLESCKLPRSTTKEYAYLMKLIHKEELVPPTANSYLKQLIQRQVDDSKLIEFGNKGGSTISVLTEALYCTDLEGNDIQLALFIQDDSGMDHIWLKQKLDLFFYKILTDIEFQEEVSRKLSDNKE
- a CDS encoding AraC family transcriptional regulator; its protein translation is MDLLKSMNEAIKYIEENLTNDIDFKEVARLACCSEFHFKRMFSFLAGATLSEYIRRRRLTLAAFELKDSNVKVIDIAIKYGYNSPDSFARAFQNLHGLTPSEARINGRSLKAYPRMTFQLSIKGGSEMNYRIEEKGAFRIVGIQKRVPIIFNGVNPEIAAMWESLDGETINNLKRLSNVEPMGMLSASTNFSEGRMKEKGELDHYIGVATTKECPDSLTQLEVAASTWAVFEAIGSFPDALQDVWGRIYSEWFPSSNYEQIEGPEILWNENKDITSPNFKSEIWIPILKK